The Aquificaceae bacterium genome includes a window with the following:
- a CDS encoding sigma-54 dependent transcriptional regulator: MQANILVVDDEKGIRETLRSILEEEGYSVSTADSIKSMREKVERFYFHCVLLDLWLPDGNGLEYISYLKEKLPGSAIIVITGHGKTEHAVRSIKEGAYDFLEKPFSMDRLLTTVEKALRETIRSRKEEDQDPIIGKSRQILQVKELIHKVAKTNANVLIVGESGTGKELVARRIHALSERSEGPFIDINCAGLPDDLVEAELFGYERGAFTSASQRKLGKIELAHGGTLFLDEVSELSPKAQAKLLRVLETKEFTRLGGTQVIRSDFRLLCATNKNLQDEVKKGNFREDLYHRISTFVISLPPLRERDEDIILLAEHFLSKFLKEYNKQPKYLSEGARKLLQTYPWKGNVRELKNLMERLAILHEGTQITEKDLKSLLGFDHEPEDIRSLLMEKDLRKARQSFEKLFIERKLKENDYDLRKTAEAIGIDLSNLYRKIKQYEIEINS; encoded by the coding sequence ATGCAGGCTAACATATTGGTGGTGGATGACGAAAAGGGTATAAGAGAAACCCTAAGGAGTATCCTTGAAGAGGAAGGCTACAGTGTATCCACTGCGGACAGTATAAAGTCCATGAGGGAAAAGGTAGAGCGTTTTTACTTTCATTGTGTGCTCTTGGACCTTTGGCTTCCTGACGGTAATGGGCTTGAATATATTTCTTACCTGAAGGAAAAACTCCCAGGTTCTGCCATTATAGTCATAACAGGTCATGGCAAAACAGAGCATGCGGTCAGGTCAATAAAGGAAGGTGCATACGACTTTCTTGAAAAACCCTTTTCTATGGATAGGCTTTTGACAACGGTAGAAAAAGCCCTAAGGGAGACCATAAGGTCAAGAAAAGAAGAAGACCAAGACCCAATCATTGGTAAAAGCAGGCAGATACTACAGGTAAAGGAACTCATCCACAAGGTGGCAAAGACCAACGCCAACGTCCTTATCGTAGGAGAAAGTGGCACAGGGAAGGAGCTTGTAGCAAGGAGAATACACGCCCTTTCAGAAAGGTCCGAAGGACCCTTTATAGACATAAACTGTGCTGGGCTTCCTGACGACCTTGTGGAGGCAGAGCTTTTTGGCTACGAAAGAGGTGCCTTTACCTCCGCCAGTCAAAGAAAGCTGGGTAAAATTGAGCTGGCTCATGGTGGCACGCTCTTTTTGGATGAGGTTTCCGAGCTAAGTCCAAAGGCACAAGCAAAGCTCCTTAGAGTGCTTGAAACAAAAGAATTTACAAGACTTGGTGGAACGCAGGTAATAAGGTCTGACTTTAGACTCCTGTGTGCCACCAACAAAAACCTGCAGGACGAGGTAAAAAAAGGGAACTTCAGAGAAGACCTCTATCATAGGATATCCACCTTTGTGATAAGTCTACCACCTCTTAGAGAAAGGGATGAGGATATAATTCTACTCGCTGAGCATTTCCTATCAAAGTTTCTAAAAGAATACAACAAACAACCTAAATATTTAAGTGAAGGTGCAAGAAAACTTCTTCAAACCTACCCGTGGAAAGGAAACGTAAGAGAATTGAAAAACCTTATGGAAAGGCTTGCCATACTCCACGAAGGCACGCAGATAACAGAAAAAGACCTAAAAAGTCTTCTTGGTTTTGACCATGAGCCAGAGGATATAAGGTCTCTTCTCATGGAAAAGGACCTAAGGAAGGCAAGGCAGTCTTTTGAAAAGCTTTTCATTGAAAGAAAGTTGAAGGAAAACGACTATGACCTTAGAAAAACCGCAGAAGCCATAGGCATAGACCTTTCTAACCTATACAGGAAGATAAAGCAGTATGAGATAGAGATAAATTCATAA